Below is a genomic region from Longimicrobium sp..
GCCGTTCTCCGCCCGACCCACTACGCGCTCCAGCCCCTCGCGGTAGTAGGCGATCATCCGCTCCTTCTCCGCGCGCGCGCCCTGGCGCCAGAGCTCGTAATGGCCGCTGTTGTGCCACGGGTACCACTGGTAGTGGCGCGCCGTGTCCGCTCCCATCCACGGCGTGACGGGCTCCTGCCGCGCGTACATCACCGCCTCGCCCAGGTAGCGCTGCTCGCCGGTCAGCGCGTGGAGCTCGGCGGCGCCCAGCTCCATGTCGTCTACCCAGTTGTGCTCTTCGTAGAAGTAGGGCGCGCCGGCCGGGGCGGTCTGGCAGGCGCCCGGATACCTGCGCCCCAGCTCGTACGCCGCGAGCGCCTTCGTGCGCAGGGTGAGCGCGAAGGCGCGGTCGTGCGAGGCCAGCAGCCGCGCCCCCAGCGCCATCGCCGACGCGTACTTCCCGGCGGTGGATGCGTAGCCGTTGGCGCGGTTGCGGTAGCGCAGCAGCCCCTGCGGGCGCCCCGTGCACGGGTACGCGGGGCGGAAGCTCCCCTTCCCCCACCCGTAGTTGGACGAGTCGGTGGGCGGCAGGTCGAGGAAGGCGTGGTCGCGGTCGTCCCCCAACTGGTTCAGCATGAGGCTGTCCTCGGGGAACATGCGCACCAGCCACTCCAGCCCGTGCCGCGCCTCGTCCAGCACGTCCGCGATGCCGTTGCGCCCCGGGAGCCCGTTCGCCAGCACCGAATCGGCGAAGGCGGCGGGGTGGTCGCGGTACGCCATCAGCATCACGAAAGCGGCGTTGGCGGAGGTGGTGACGTACTGCAGGTAGTCCGCCGCATCCGCCCACCCGCCCGCCACCGGCACGAACTCGCCGGCGCGCGTGGGATGATCGACCAGCTTTCCGTCCGTGCGGTGGTGAACGGAGTCGCGGAAGAGCGGGTTGAAGCCGGAGCGCTGCTGGCGCATGTACATCAGCAGCGTGTCCGCCGCGCCCGCGTACGCCGCCCGCGACACGCGCACCGGCCGCGACGTCGCCCCGCCCGCACTTACCCGGTAAATCCCCTCGCGCCGCAACGCCGAAAAATCGAGCCGGTGCGTGCTCCTGCATGCGCCGAACGCTCCCGCCGCCCGCGCCCGCGCCGGCCCGAACACCCGCCGGCCACGCTCGTCCGTCA
It encodes:
- a CDS encoding glycoside hydrolase family 9 protein, which gives rise to MILSLLIPLALADTVTHIRINQVGYLPDAPKVAVVCSLQPREVRTFTLTDERGRRVFGPARARAAGAFGACRSTHRLDFSALRREGIYRVSAGGATSRPVRVSRAAYAGAADTLLMYMRQQRSGFNPLFRDSVHHRTDGKLVDHPTRAGEFVPVAGGWADAADYLQYVTTSANAAFVMLMAYRDHPAAFADSVLANGLPGRNGIADVLDEARHGLEWLVRMFPEDSLMLNQLGDDRDHAFLDLPPTDSSNYGWGKGSFRPAYPCTGRPQGLLRYRNRANGYASTAGKYASAMALGARLLASHDRAFALTLRTKALAAYELGRRYPGACQTAPAGAPYFYEEHNWVDDMELGAAELHALTGEQRYLGEAVMYARQEPVTPWMGADTARHYQWYPWHNSGHYELWRQGARAEKERMIAYYREGLERVVGRAENGFRVGIPFIWCSNNLMASFATQAYLYRQMSGDERFREYEQAALDWLFGTNPWGTSMVIGYPAAGVSPRHPHSVVAHQMGVRTQLGGLVDGPVYGSIFRNLQYIRLHDPDEFAAFNTSDVVYHDDFGDYSTNEPIMDGTANLTYLLAAMASGSRPAAR